AAAATTCATAGCTTGACGCGTATTGCTCTTTTTTCCGCGCTTGTCTATGTCCTCGCCTATGCGACTGCCTATGCGATAAATGTTAAACTGACCTTCTTCATTGTCTTCACCGCCGGATTTGTCTGGGGAGTTTTCTCAGGAATGCTTGTTGGCGTCATCGGAACCGGACTTTGGTCATTTTTAAATCCCTATGGCCCGGTGAACCTGCCTGTTATGCTGGCGCAGATGGGAGGCATGGCGTTAAGCGGAGCAATCGGCGCCCTGTACCGCCAGACATCATTCTGGAAAATGTCCGCCGCGACAAAGATTCTCTCACTTGTAATTACCGCTCTGATCTCAACCCTTGCCTTTTACATCCCGGTAAACATTGTCGATGCCGCAATCAACCAGCCGTTCTGGCCGTGGTTCTATACTGGCATGCTCTGGTCAGGCCCGTCGCTTCTTTCAAACGCGCTTATATTTCCCCTCCTCTTTGGAGCGACACTTCATCTCTATAAACGGGAGACGTCTCGATCATGAAGAGAATTGCCGCGCTTGTTCTGCTCGGTGCGCTAATGTTCTGCAATGCCACCAAGGCTGATTCTGTCGATTCCTCCCGCTCTCCGCTTCCTCCAGTTTATGATACAATCGATGTCGCCGACACCCTCGATGTGAAGGATAGTTTGGGAACCGAACGCGACCGGCTCAAAGATTTTGAAGCCCGCATTCGCGTTCGGCAACAACTTGAAAAAGAACGTGAGCCTCGTCCAAAACCTTTTTTTTACTTCGACTCGCTTTCGGCATATCTGTTATCTCCGCGGCTGGATAACGGCTCCGCGGTGCGTAGGTTTTTCACCCGCGATGCCGGTGATTACTTTCGCACTCACCCCGGGTTTTTCTCTCTTGCCCATCAGACCACACCGATGAGGACAACCGTGCAGCCGTTCGGACTTCAGGGCGACCGCATGAACTATCTTATGGCTGGTCAACAGTACCGCCCCTTCGAACATATTATAGAACCGGACGGTTTGGTTGACCTCAATGATCTGCCGACCACGCTTGATGAGAGTATCTATGTCCTGCCGGCCGGAGCAGGGGCTGTTTTTGGCGGCGACGGGAACGGTGTGGCGACCCTTTTGACTATACCGATAAAACGTGACACAGCATCCCCGCACACGGCATTCATTGTCGACAAGGGCTTTTATAGCTACTCGAATGTACGAGGCAGATACGCCAACAATTTTTCAAACGGACGAAAACTGACAGCATCGCTCGGCTATAAAACTGCCGATGGTCTTGTTGTTAATCGTCAGCATGACTCATACACCTACACCGCCGATCTCTATCAGCCTCTGACTGGCCGGTACGCGCTGAAAGTGGCGGGATCGCTCAATGATGCCGAGGGACCGCTTCCGTTGTATCCTGATATTGGCGGTTCGTCAATTCAGCGCAAGCGGTTTGATCGTTCCTTGCGCGTTGCCTTTCTCGCCCACACCAATAATTTTACTGCAACAAATTCATTCGGTTACAGTCATTTACGCCAAGGCTCCAATATTGATGGCCCGTACAAGGGGCGTTTTAATATCACAGGGCATTCTCTCGAGACTGGCCGCGAATGGCTCAAGGGGAATAAGGCTTTCTCCTCGGACGTCGAACTGCACTCAAATCAATATGATGACGGCTTTGAGCGTTTCGACCGGTATCATGGTGAACTTTCATTTGGTTTTGTGACTCTTACAAAACCTTCGAATTACGCTGTGCGCTTCTCGGCGCGTGCGGTTGAAGGTGTCGGACTGCTTCCGTCGGTATCGGCAGTATGGCAGAAAGAATCCGAGAATCTATTTTTCATGTTCTCTGCGCTTTACCAGGAACGGGAACCGACTCTGCATGAACTTCATCTTCGTCATCAGCGATCGCTGGTCTATCCGTCGTCGTTCGGGATCTATTCCGATATCGGCAATCCGAATTTGGAGCAGGAGCGCCAGCTTGTCGGCTCAGCCGATGTCGGATGGGGGAATGTCGCGCGATCGCTGTGCCTGTCGGTTGCCGGCGGAAAGATATTTGACGGAATCGATTGGCGATACCGCAACAGCATTGACGAGACAACATTCTTTCCAATGAACGGGAATGTGACATTTCTAAATGTAACCGCGCGCGGGAAGTTGCAGTGGAAGGATGTCGTCACCGCCTCAGCTGGCGCGAGTCATTACACCGTGGATTACGATGCCTTTGCTGATAGGGCATACACACCCGATTTTCATTTTTTCTCAAACCTTGAACTTCATTGGTTCTGGAAAGCAAAACTGATTCATCTCTATGGGTACGGCGAGTTTATTTTCCTGGGGCCATACGAAGGATACCAAGGTCGATTCCTCGGCGAGATTCCGCTCCTGAATGTCTCTCTCTCATTCCAATTGAATACCTTTCGCTTTCATTATGTCATTCAGAATCTGCTTTCGAATAGCTATGAGCCGAGGGAATATTTTGAGGATGTGGGGCGATTCAATTCGTATGGTTTTATCTGGAATTTCTTCGATTGAAGGAAATTTTACTTCGATAACAAATATTGGGCGGTGTCCTAATTTGAAAATAGGGGCAATCTGATTGCAAGATGAAGTACGGGTTTAAATTCTTGACATTTTTAAGCCGATCCATTATATTAAAATACACATAACACAGCGGTTTGGTGAGGGTAGTCGGTGCGATTTCAGAAGAGAAAATTTAAGGAGCTGGTTCTTTATATTTCAGCCAAGTGTCAGGAACATGAGTTCTTTGGCAAGGTCAAGCTGAATAAATTACTGTTCTTTTCTGATTTTACAGCCTTTAGACGTAGAGGGCTGTCAATTACGGGAGCCAATTACCAGAAATTGAAAATGGGGCCATCCCCTCGTCTTATGCCGTCTATCCTTGACGAAATGATTGCCAATGCTGAATTGGCTATCATACGGAAGAAATGCTATGATCGTATCCAGCACCGGCCAACTCCGCTTAGAGAGTCGAATCTTGAATTTTTTGAGGCATGGGAAATTGATATTGTAAATGATATGATCGTGAAGTACAAAGACCAAACTGCCGACGAAATTAGTAATCGGTCACATAAGTTTATAGGTTACGAATTGGCGAGCCTTAAAGAGGACATTCCGTACAGCACCGTTTATTGCCGAGAACAAGAGCCGTCGGATATTACTCCTGAGATTATCAAAATAGCAGTCGCACTAGAGCGACAGGCTTAATCGACTTAGTTCTCCCCCAACTTTTTATGAAGAACTCTACAGATTTCAACCTTTCTGTCATTGATGCGAAAGAGAACCGACACGGAAAAGCCTGAACGCATAGGCCGCGCTTTGTAGCAACGGACATTTGTCCCCTCTACCGTATCGCAAATGTCCGCATTCCGCTCCAAATGGTATCTTATGCCAAAGATGACCTCGTCAATCTCAGAACAATCACTGATTTTGTCTCGGTGGCACTTTAATTCTTTGTAGGCTTCATTCGTCATGTCGACTCGTCTAAATCGTAGAGCACTCTGATCCATCATTTACCCTCTGGCTTTGATCTGGCTCCATGGCTATCACAAGCATCGACCAAATCGTTTATAGTCCACACGCTCTTAGTAACCCCAGCCTCCATTGCGGGCGTAACTCTCAAAGACCTGTGAATCCTGACAAAATTGTAGTAACCGAAGTGTAATGCAATAGAAGCCTCAAGATTTTCCAACTTTTTGGAGAAAGCGTCGGTTAGCCTCGTTAAGCGTCGAATACTCATCCTCATTAAAAGATTGCTCCTCTCAACATAGCTTGTCGAGATATGTCCTTCTTCTGGACGGCCAACCCTCACTGACCTTTTAATTGATGAAACTCGCGGCGGACTATACCTACCCGGCCCGACTGGTTCTGCTTCGTATGACTTTACAATCTGACCGTAATCGACGTTAGCACCGAACACACGATCAATCGCCTCTATATATGAGGGCATAGCATCAGATGATATTTGGACT
This region of Candidatus Zixiibacteriota bacterium genomic DNA includes:
- a CDS encoding Panacea domain-containing protein; this translates as MRFQKRKFKELVLYISAKCQEHEFFGKVKLNKLLFFSDFTAFRRRGLSITGANYQKLKMGPSPRLMPSILDEMIANAELAIIRKKCYDRIQHRPTPLRESNLEFFEAWEIDIVNDMIVKYKDQTADEISNRSHKFIGYELASLKEDIPYSTVYCREQEPSDITPEIIKIAVALERQA